The Penaeus chinensis breed Huanghai No. 1 chromosome 29, ASM1920278v2, whole genome shotgun sequence genome window below encodes:
- the LOC125040965 gene encoding nuclear transcription factor Y subunit B-3-like — protein MGPKDRDRGGGGGGGGGGGGGGGGGSDGSGSPSASSEMWLKRLLTAIAKIKSQKQRPNLERITQTMRQLYTVPPDEVVTNLQAQVDAGNILYIENKGIESYADPKNPPQRTGRVSSRAPTATSRAADLVGKVVRAVQELGSEGSSLKDIAAHLQSQGALNDPDGANLVRHATKRALQRGFLAQNGKLYTLGTLTKHRKSTGRPPVAKALHLDDDDDDDIGLALHDHSLEANAHLQVSTRPSPPSPFPFRVRKWQRSTLIAGI, from the exons ATGGGTCCTAAAGACCGggaccgaggaggaggaggaggcggaggcggcggaggaggtggCGGAGGCGGGGGTGGCAGTGATGGAAGCGGCTCCCCCTCAGCTTCTTCGGAGATGTGGCTCAAGCGCCTCCTCACTGCGATAGCCAAGATCAAGTCGCAGAAGCAGCGGCCCAATCTGGAACGAATCACCCAGACCATGAGGCAGCTCTACACTgtccctcctgacgaagtcgtcACCAACCTCCAGGCACAG GTTGATGCGGGCAATATCTTGTACATTGAAAATAAGGGGATCGAGTCGTACGCGGACCCCAAGAACCCACCACAGCGCACAGGGCGTGTCAGTTCTCGCGCGCCCACGGCCACCTCGCGGGCGGCCGACCTGGTGGGCAAGGTTGTGCGGGCGGTGCAGGAGCTGGGCAGCGAGGGAAGCTCGCTCAAGGACATCGCTGCCCACCTCCAGTCCCAGGGCGCTCTGAACGACCCCGACGGTGCTAACCTCGTGCGCCACGCGACCAAGCGCGCCCTCCAGCGGGGGTTCCTGGCGCAGAACGGCAAGCTGTACACGCTTGGTACCCTCACCAAGCACCGCAAGTCCACCGGGCGGCCCCCCGTCGCCAAGGCCCTGCACctcgatgacgacgacgacgatgacatcGGGCTCGCGCTGCACGACCACTCCCTCGAGGCCAACGCTCATCTCCAGGTGAGTACCCGACCCTcgccaccttctccttttcctttccgtgTTCGCAAATGGCAGAGATCCACGCTTATCGCCGGCATATAA